Proteins encoded within one genomic window of Chelatococcus sp. HY11:
- a CDS encoding NAD(P)-dependent oxidoreductase, whose product MDIYDALILGLGRMGLPMAGHMRKAGFSVKGYDPHPDRRRLLAETGGEVAIDLATAITAANAILVMVGSEKQVTDLFDGPAGLVANARPGALVLMISTVSPKFVHALGERVAGKGIRVVDAPVCRAEMGAIAGTLLTLLSGAPADCADAERLMRPFSADIEHVGNRLGAAQVAKTVNNMILWAAVTANYEGFMLAEKWGLDIAALRRALTTSSADNWSLRHWDRVGEMPWSLKDMEIALATGEELGIAMPVSATVNEELRKLPLLSHA is encoded by the coding sequence ATGGACATTTACGACGCGCTCATCCTCGGGCTCGGCCGAATGGGGCTGCCGATGGCTGGACACATGCGCAAAGCCGGTTTCTCGGTAAAAGGGTATGATCCGCACCCGGACCGACGTCGTCTCCTGGCGGAGACGGGTGGCGAGGTCGCGATCGATCTTGCCACAGCAATCACGGCGGCCAATGCCATCCTCGTCATGGTCGGTTCGGAAAAGCAGGTGACGGATCTGTTCGATGGCCCTGCGGGATTGGTCGCTAATGCCCGTCCCGGGGCCCTCGTTCTCATGATCTCAACGGTTTCGCCTAAATTCGTGCACGCGCTTGGCGAGCGCGTCGCCGGCAAGGGCATCAGGGTGGTGGACGCGCCGGTCTGCCGAGCTGAGATGGGGGCGATTGCCGGTACGCTGCTAACGCTTCTATCGGGGGCGCCGGCCGACTGTGCTGATGCCGAACGGCTGATGCGCCCTTTCTCGGCTGATATCGAACACGTCGGGAACCGTCTCGGCGCGGCGCAGGTCGCCAAAACCGTCAACAACATGATCCTGTGGGCAGCTGTCACCGCGAACTATGAGGGCTTCATGCTGGCGGAAAAATGGGGGCTTGATATTGCCGCGCTGCGCCGAGCGCTGACAACGTCCAGCGCCGACAACTGGAGTCTCAGGCACTGGGATCGCGTCGGTGAGATGCCCTGGTCGCTCAAGGACATGGAAATTGCGCTCGCGACAGGCGAGGAGCTCGGCATTGCCATGCCAGTCAGCGCGACGGTGAACGAGGAACTGCGGAAGCTCCCC
- a CDS encoding SDR family oxidoreductase, with product MEMGIAGKLALVTGGSQGIGKGIALALAGAGCRVAIVGRNRDALQACLRHPAMRGTDVFACSADLATADGVDKTIRWLRTDVGAVEIIVNNAGGSRPCDIFAGPPVWDESFYLNFVQARRMTNEFLPDMLAKRWGRVINITGGTIARVMNASSPAKAALQSWAKSLAFEVAARGVTVNCVAPGRIDSVQVRELLHPDEKLREEYISTNIAAGHFGQPDDIASLVVFLASPHAGYITGANIPVDGGQLRLAI from the coding sequence ATGGAAATGGGGATTGCCGGCAAGCTGGCACTGGTAACCGGGGGGAGCCAGGGTATCGGCAAGGGCATCGCTCTGGCGCTCGCCGGCGCGGGCTGTCGCGTCGCAATCGTCGGGCGGAACCGCGATGCGCTCCAGGCATGCCTGAGGCATCCGGCCATGCGCGGTACGGACGTCTTCGCATGCTCTGCCGATCTTGCAACCGCGGACGGCGTTGACAAGACAATTCGATGGCTTCGCACCGACGTCGGCGCGGTTGAGATCATCGTGAACAACGCCGGGGGATCGCGGCCCTGCGACATTTTTGCTGGGCCGCCAGTTTGGGACGAGAGTTTTTACTTAAATTTTGTACAAGCGCGGCGAATGACCAACGAATTCTTGCCCGATATGCTGGCGAAGCGCTGGGGCCGGGTCATAAACATTACGGGGGGAACAATCGCCAGGGTCATGAATGCGTCGTCACCCGCGAAGGCGGCGTTACAGAGTTGGGCCAAATCACTTGCGTTCGAGGTGGCAGCGCGTGGCGTTACGGTGAACTGCGTTGCTCCCGGCCGCATCGACAGCGTGCAGGTCCGGGAGCTTCTGCATCCCGACGAAAAGCTGCGCGAAGAATATATATCCACGAACATTGCTGCGGGGCACTTTGGCCAGCCGGATGACATTGCTAGCCTTGTTGTTTTTCTGGCCTCGCCGCACGCCGGCTATATAACCGGCGCCAACATTCCCGTAGACGGCGGGCAGCTCAGGTTGGCGATTTAA
- a CDS encoding NHLP bacteriocin system secretion protein — MSNLFRREALDNLSNLNQLDQALKVTSPLGWVALSTAAAIIVGCTAWSIFGTYRVTVSGPGLLVRENGAFVNIYAPKSGWLESFSDRGDVVKEGELIARLSSPEEEERLADASSRVEQLNQQRADVIARFGERLVNEQRVAQRKREALEEVINLGQSRVRELQALLDAREGLQARGLITSERILEVRERMFAARESISQARADLLSLDASLLALQSQHAQELEALERQLRDSVGQRTQIGVSQELATSIRSRVAGTVVLDEVSGFALVSAGQRLLVIETGDDRLQALLYVPAEAGKQVHPGMEVRISPSVAKKEEYGSLIGTVVKVDPVPETETALAERLSNRDLARQFSRMGPPLQVEIRLEKGPDGPQSYGWTSRRGQEVELSSGTLLEGQVTVRTGRPIALVIPAIRHWLGL; from the coding sequence ATGAGCAACCTCTTTCGTCGCGAGGCCCTGGACAACCTGTCCAACCTCAACCAGTTGGATCAGGCGCTCAAGGTGACTTCGCCGCTCGGCTGGGTGGCGCTCAGCACCGCCGCGGCCATCATCGTCGGCTGCACGGCCTGGTCGATCTTCGGAACCTATCGCGTCACAGTGTCCGGGCCGGGCCTGCTCGTCCGCGAGAACGGGGCCTTCGTCAACATCTATGCACCGAAATCCGGTTGGCTCGAAAGCTTCTCCGACCGTGGGGACGTGGTCAAGGAGGGAGAGCTCATCGCCCGGCTATCCTCCCCGGAGGAGGAAGAGCGCCTCGCCGACGCCAGCAGCCGCGTCGAACAGCTGAACCAGCAGCGGGCGGACGTCATTGCCCGCTTCGGCGAGCGGCTCGTCAATGAGCAGCGCGTCGCCCAACGCAAGCGCGAGGCTCTGGAGGAGGTCATCAACCTCGGGCAGTCGCGGGTGCGTGAGCTGCAGGCGCTGCTGGACGCTCGCGAAGGCCTTCAGGCCCGAGGCCTGATCACCTCCGAGCGCATTCTGGAGGTGCGCGAGCGCATGTTCGCCGCCCGGGAATCGATCTCTCAGGCGCGCGCCGACCTTCTGTCGCTGGACGCCTCCTTGCTCGCCCTTCAATCCCAGCACGCCCAGGAACTCGAGGCGCTGGAGCGGCAGTTGCGCGACAGCGTCGGCCAGCGCACCCAGATCGGCGTTTCCCAGGAGCTCGCCACCTCGATACGCTCCAGGGTCGCCGGGACCGTCGTTCTCGATGAAGTCAGCGGCTTCGCCCTGGTCTCCGCCGGCCAAAGGCTCCTCGTCATCGAGACGGGCGATGATCGGCTGCAGGCGCTGCTCTACGTGCCGGCCGAGGCCGGCAAGCAGGTGCACCCAGGCATGGAGGTGCGAATATCGCCATCCGTCGCCAAGAAAGAGGAATACGGCTCGCTCATCGGCACGGTGGTCAAGGTCGATCCCGTGCCTGAAACCGAGACAGCATTGGCGGAGCGGCTCAGCAACCGGGATCTGGCGCGGCAGTTCTCGCGCATGGGGCCGCCGCTTCAGGTTGAGATCAGACTGGAGAAGGGGCCAGACGGGCCACAAAGCTACGGTTGGACATCACGGCGCGGCCAGGAGGTGGAGCTCTCCTCCGGCACGTTGCTCGAAGGCCAGGTCACCGTGCGGACCGGGCGCCCCATCGCGCTCGTCATCCCCGCCATCCGGCATTGGCTCGGCCTATGA
- a CDS encoding NHLP family bacteriocin export ABC transporter peptidase/permease/ATPase subunit, producing the protein MSQEQQVRFTSTPRVSVPTVLQMEAVECGAACLAMILAHYGRWVPLEDLRVACGVSRDGSKAKNLLLAARSFGLTAEGWRVEPSSIGQRRLPAILFWDFNHFVVLEGVGRHKVYLNDPASGPRSVTHEEFNNSFTGVMLTMEPGPDFQRGGNKPRVWKPVLDLLANSKAAIAFLAIAGIAALLPGIFVPAATKIFVDEILVNNLGDWLRPLLLGLVFAAIMRGILSWLEGYFLGRLQWKLGTAMGVELTWHVLRLPPRFFAQRYAGDVAARLQSAEQICALISSQVSTLFVSGLAAVFYAWLMALYDPLLATIGILLAALNAVFMRSVARWQENAVRGLLREQAGLSAVAINGIQSIETLKANASEDDFFSRWAATQARVMNAMQAMQVPAQLLNLVPGFLNAVATAAILGVGGFRVMDGIITVGTLAAFQSLLASFSGHVKALVGIASSTRELRGNLERVNDVMRYPLDERWDARPANLDDGGDDDEGKRLSGAVAVRDLVFGYNPLSPPLIENFNLSIAPGARVALVGRSGSGKSTIARMLVGLAEPWSGDVLFDGRPARNVDPAVRALSLGFVDQNIVLMDGSVRQNLALWDPDVTEASLVNAARDADIHDVIASRRGGYDGAINEGASNWSGGQAQRLEIARALVREPSILVFDEATSALDAATEARILENLRRRGCSLILVTHRLSAIRDSDEIIVLDKGKVVERGTHDELWAAGGPYVELIRAA; encoded by the coding sequence ATGAGCCAGGAGCAGCAAGTCCGCTTCACTTCGACGCCACGCGTCTCCGTGCCGACTGTGCTTCAGATGGAGGCCGTCGAATGCGGGGCGGCCTGCCTCGCGATGATCCTCGCGCACTACGGCCGCTGGGTGCCCCTGGAGGATCTCCGCGTCGCCTGCGGCGTGTCGCGTGACGGCAGCAAGGCGAAAAACCTTCTGCTCGCGGCACGGTCCTTCGGCTTGACGGCCGAAGGCTGGCGCGTGGAGCCGTCTAGTATCGGCCAGCGTCGTTTGCCGGCTATCCTGTTCTGGGATTTCAACCATTTCGTCGTGCTCGAAGGGGTCGGCCGTCACAAGGTCTATCTCAATGATCCGGCCAGCGGGCCGAGGTCCGTCACCCATGAGGAGTTCAACAATTCCTTCACCGGGGTGATGCTGACGATGGAGCCGGGCCCGGACTTCCAGCGCGGCGGCAACAAGCCCCGGGTCTGGAAGCCTGTCCTCGATCTCCTGGCGAACTCGAAGGCGGCGATCGCCTTCCTGGCCATCGCCGGCATCGCGGCGCTTCTGCCGGGCATCTTCGTGCCGGCCGCAACAAAGATCTTCGTCGACGAAATTCTGGTCAACAATCTCGGCGACTGGTTGAGACCGCTTCTTCTCGGGCTCGTCTTTGCGGCCATCATGCGCGGCATCCTCAGCTGGCTCGAAGGGTATTTTCTCGGCCGTTTGCAATGGAAGCTTGGCACCGCGATGGGGGTCGAGCTTACGTGGCACGTCCTGCGCCTTCCGCCGCGCTTCTTCGCGCAACGCTATGCGGGCGACGTCGCCGCGCGGCTGCAGTCGGCCGAACAGATCTGCGCGCTCATCAGCAGCCAGGTTTCCACGCTCTTCGTGTCCGGCCTCGCGGCCGTGTTCTACGCCTGGCTGATGGCCCTCTACGACCCTCTGCTCGCCACAATCGGCATCCTGCTCGCGGCGCTGAATGCCGTCTTCATGCGGTCGGTCGCGCGGTGGCAGGAGAATGCGGTGCGCGGCCTCCTGCGCGAACAGGCGGGTCTTTCCGCGGTCGCCATCAACGGCATCCAGTCCATAGAGACTTTGAAGGCGAATGCGTCCGAGGACGACTTCTTCAGTCGCTGGGCCGCGACGCAGGCGCGCGTCATGAATGCCATGCAGGCCATGCAGGTCCCGGCCCAGTTGCTCAACCTGGTGCCCGGCTTCCTCAATGCCGTGGCGACGGCCGCGATCCTCGGTGTTGGTGGCTTCCGCGTAATGGACGGCATCATCACGGTCGGGACGCTGGCGGCCTTCCAGAGCCTTCTCGCCAGTTTTTCGGGCCATGTGAAAGCGCTCGTCGGCATCGCCTCTAGCACGCGCGAACTGCGGGGCAATCTGGAGCGCGTCAACGACGTCATGCGCTATCCTCTCGATGAGCGCTGGGACGCTCGTCCCGCCAACCTCGATGACGGCGGAGACGACGACGAAGGCAAGCGCCTCTCCGGCGCCGTTGCCGTGCGCGACCTGGTGTTCGGCTACAATCCGCTCTCGCCGCCCTTGATCGAGAACTTCAACCTTTCCATAGCGCCTGGCGCCCGCGTCGCGCTCGTTGGCCGCTCCGGCAGCGGCAAGTCGACGATCGCCCGCATGTTGGTCGGTCTGGCTGAGCCGTGGTCCGGGGACGTGCTGTTTGATGGCCGGCCGGCGCGGAACGTCGATCCGGCAGTGCGCGCCCTGTCGCTCGGTTTCGTCGACCAGAACATCGTCCTGATGGATGGCAGCGTCCGGCAGAACCTTGCCCTTTGGGACCCTGACGTCACGGAGGCAAGTCTGGTCAATGCCGCCCGTGACGCGGATATCCACGATGTCATCGCGAGCCGCCGGGGTGGCTATGACGGCGCCATCAACGAGGGCGCGTCCAACTGGTCGGGCGGGCAGGCGCAACGCCTCGAAATCGCCCGCGCGTTGGTCCGAGAGCCAAGTATCCTCGTGTTCGACGAGGCAACCTCGGCCCTCGATGCGGCGACGGAAGCGCGCATCCTGGAAAACCTGCGGCGGCGCGGTTGCTCGCTCATTCTCGTCACCCATCGCCTCAGCGCGATACGCGACAGTGACGAGATCATCGTGCTCGACAAGGGCAAGGTCGTCGAGCGTGGCACGCATGATGAACTCTGGGCGGCCGGCGGCCCATATGTGGAGCTGATCCGTGCTGCCTGA
- a CDS encoding NHLP bacteriocin export ABC transporter permease/ATPase subunit, translating to MLPDAIDTTLTPTPIDIGRGPVTLGAMALFVETGALDIYLADPRRAGSHRHVLSVPAGEAVFPIAASSDFTLLGFPATGETRLRSLDLTALGQVLDAGDGRAIDLVEAHVERVARAFAATTTGRTIDLTEQLGGLPKDVPARPNRGLLWLTVEEGLVRPDLAPEAALQPGALALPIAAASPSGATAVGEMARVTCRTSQALAATGGLSEAFRSYGNRITAAIEGLMRTEAVEAAEQIAEAPEQMRLLTIKPFLGLISRDRRAAVADPKDPLASAFREVAAASGVALEDEVFDHCPPPNAPTAERLSAFAHAAKMRLRPVKLTAGWWRNGGQHLIVFDREAGTPLAALARTGWRHGYDLVAPDGKPWTARHGAARCSEYGYVVQRPLPAEPINGYGLLRFSARLATPLAIPALTIALVIGLLGLITPIGTEILFETVIPASSHSMLLQLVAGLAGLGLGATAFELVRNFLLLRMATLVNADLEGAMWDRLLRLPAVFFRRYAAGDLALRAGAVNQMRDTIGGAVMNTLLSSVFSIASFGLLLYYAWKLALVALVLVCVQIVVTVVASVMMMSLNRQALATEGRLQSLSLQTIIAIGKLKVAGAEARAFTRWAPLFLARRDIDFRKRRLSTIVDAFGATLGVLSMALLIWMVGFGGVEIGIAQFVAFNAAFGQFLSAALSLAGVVPAMLGLIPLYERAKPLLQTLPEDEGHTVDPGVLRGDVELNNVVFRYAADGPTALNGVSLRARPGEFIAIVGPSGAGKSSLLRLLLGFERPESGSVFFDQQEASSVDMRMVRKQMGVVLQNGHAATGSILENILGGSTLGEDDAWEAARLAGLDEDIRQMPMKMHTFAGENGMLLSGGQRQRLLIARAVVRRPRLILFDEATSALDNRSQQIVSERLAHLEATRIVIAHRLSTVAAADRIYVLDAGRVVEEGNYDELMRKDGVFAALARRQTA from the coding sequence GTGCTGCCTGATGCGATCGACACCACGCTCACGCCGACGCCGATCGACATAGGCCGCGGCCCCGTAACGCTTGGAGCCATGGCGCTTTTCGTCGAGACAGGCGCGCTCGATATCTATCTCGCCGATCCGCGGCGGGCCGGAAGCCACCGGCATGTCCTTTCCGTTCCAGCTGGCGAGGCGGTATTCCCCATTGCCGCCTCCTCGGATTTCACGCTGCTTGGCTTTCCCGCCACCGGCGAAACTCGCCTGCGCAGCCTCGACCTGACGGCGCTGGGGCAGGTGCTTGACGCCGGCGACGGGCGCGCGATCGATCTCGTCGAGGCCCATGTCGAGCGCGTGGCGCGTGCCTTCGCGGCTACGACGACCGGCCGAACCATTGACCTGACCGAGCAACTCGGCGGCCTTCCGAAGGACGTGCCCGCGCGCCCCAACCGTGGCCTTTTGTGGCTGACGGTCGAGGAAGGCCTCGTGCGACCGGATCTGGCGCCCGAGGCGGCGCTGCAACCGGGCGCGCTCGCCCTGCCCATAGCGGCGGCGTCGCCGAGCGGGGCGACGGCGGTTGGCGAGATGGCCCGGGTGACCTGCCGAACAAGCCAGGCACTCGCCGCGACAGGCGGATTGTCAGAGGCCTTTCGTAGCTACGGCAACCGCATCACGGCGGCGATCGAAGGCCTTATGCGCACCGAGGCGGTGGAGGCGGCCGAGCAGATCGCCGAAGCCCCGGAGCAGATGCGTCTTCTCACGATCAAGCCTTTCCTTGGCCTGATCTCGCGCGATCGCCGCGCGGCTGTCGCAGACCCCAAGGATCCGCTCGCGTCCGCCTTCCGCGAAGTGGCGGCGGCGAGCGGAGTTGCTCTCGAAGACGAGGTCTTCGACCACTGCCCGCCACCCAACGCCCCCACCGCGGAACGGCTTTCAGCCTTCGCGCATGCTGCGAAGATGCGCCTGCGCCCCGTGAAACTGACGGCGGGCTGGTGGCGCAACGGCGGCCAGCATCTCATCGTGTTCGACCGCGAGGCTGGCACGCCGCTCGCGGCGCTCGCGCGGACCGGCTGGCGACACGGATATGACCTCGTTGCCCCCGACGGCAAGCCCTGGACGGCGCGACACGGGGCGGCGCGCTGCAGCGAATACGGCTACGTGGTGCAGCGGCCCCTTCCGGCCGAGCCAATCAACGGCTACGGCCTTCTGCGCTTTTCCGCGAGGCTTGCGACCCCGCTCGCCATCCCGGCCCTGACGATCGCCCTCGTCATCGGCCTGCTCGGCCTCATCACGCCGATCGGCACGGAGATCCTGTTCGAGACCGTCATCCCCGCGAGTTCCCACAGCATGCTCTTGCAGCTCGTCGCGGGCTTGGCCGGGCTCGGGCTTGGCGCGACCGCCTTCGAACTGGTGCGCAACTTTCTCCTGCTGCGCATGGCGACCCTGGTGAATGCCGACCTCGAGGGCGCGATGTGGGACAGGCTGTTGCGCCTGCCGGCCGTGTTCTTTCGCCGTTACGCGGCGGGCGATCTCGCGCTGCGGGCCGGCGCCGTCAACCAGATGCGCGACACGATCGGCGGCGCGGTCATGAACACCCTGCTGTCCTCGGTGTTCTCGATCGCGAGCTTCGGCCTCCTTCTCTACTATGCCTGGAAGCTCGCGCTCGTCGCCCTCGTGCTGGTGTGCGTGCAGATTGTCGTGACGGTTGTGGCGAGCGTCATGATGATGTCGCTCAACAGACAGGCGCTCGCGACGGAAGGACGTCTGCAGTCGCTGTCGCTGCAGACGATCATCGCAATCGGCAAGCTCAAAGTCGCGGGAGCGGAGGCGCGCGCCTTCACACGTTGGGCGCCGCTCTTTCTGGCCCGCCGTGACATCGATTTTCGCAAGCGGCGACTCTCCACCATAGTCGACGCCTTCGGTGCCACCCTCGGCGTTCTTTCGATGGCGCTCCTCATCTGGATGGTGGGCTTTGGCGGCGTCGAGATCGGCATCGCCCAGTTCGTCGCCTTCAACGCGGCCTTCGGGCAGTTCCTGTCCGCAGCGCTCTCGCTTGCCGGGGTCGTGCCGGCGATGCTCGGGCTCATTCCGCTCTACGAGCGCGCTAAGCCGCTGCTGCAGACCCTGCCCGAGGACGAGGGGCACACCGTCGATCCCGGCGTGCTGCGCGGCGATGTCGAGCTCAACAACGTCGTCTTCCGCTATGCGGCCGATGGGCCCACCGCGCTCAATGGCGTGAGCCTGCGCGCCCGGCCCGGCGAATTCATCGCCATCGTCGGCCCCTCAGGCGCCGGTAAATCGTCCTTGCTGCGCCTTCTGCTCGGCTTCGAGCGACCGGAGAGCGGTTCGGTGTTCTTCGATCAGCAGGAAGCGTCCTCGGTCGACATGCGCATGGTCCGCAAACAAATGGGCGTTGTGCTGCAGAATGGCCACGCCGCGACCGGCTCGATCCTCGAGAACATCCTCGGCGGCTCCACACTGGGTGAGGATGATGCCTGGGAGGCGGCGCGCCTGGCGGGCCTCGACGAGGACATTCGCCAGATGCCGATGAAGATGCATACCTTCGCCGGAGAGAACGGCATGCTGCTTTCAGGCGGCCAACGCCAGCGCCTGTTGATCGCGCGGGCGGTCGTGCGGCGGCCACGGCTCATCCTGTTCGACGAGGCGACCAGCGCTCT